A region from the Gavia stellata isolate bGavSte3 chromosome 12, bGavSte3.hap2, whole genome shotgun sequence genome encodes:
- the MCM2 gene encoding DNA replication licensing factor MCM2, whose translation MADSSESQAAATSPLRSSRRGDAFTSSPGRDLPPFEDESEGLLGTEGLPEEEEEGEELIGEGMERDYRPIPELDVYEAEGLALDDEDVEELTASQREAAERVMRQRDRELEQGMGRMRRGLLYDSDDEDEDRPSRKRRLAERAADGMEEEDEDMIESIENLEDMKGHSVREWVSMAAPRLEIYHRFKNFLKTHVDDHGHNVFKERISDMCKENRESLVVNYEDLAAQEHVLAYFLPEAPAEMLKIFDEAAKEVVLAMYPKYDRIAQEIHVRISHLPLVEELRSLRQLHLNQLIRTSGVVTSCTGVLPQLSMVKYNCSKCSFILGPFFQSQNQEVKPGSCPECQSLGPFEINMEETVYQNYQRIKIQESPGKVAAGRLPRSKDAILLADLVDSCKPGDEIELTGIYHNNYDGSLNTANGFPVFATVILANHIAKKDNKLAIGELTDEDVKVIVGLSKDEQIGEKIFASIAPSIYGHEDIKRGLALALFGGEPKNPGGKHKVRGDINVLLCGDPGTAKSQFLKYIEKASSRAIFTTGQGASAVGLTAYVQRHPVSKEWTLEAGALVLADRGVCLIDEFDKMNDQDRTSIHEAMEQQSISISKAGIVTSLQARCTVIAAANPIGGRYDPSLTFSENVDLTEPIISRFDILCVVRDTVDPVQDEMLARFVVGSHVKHHPGSKEAVNGDASEVILPNTYGVEPIPQEILRKYIIYAKEKVHPKLNQMDQDKVARMYSDLRKESMATGSIPITVRHIESMIRMAEAHARMHLRDYVVEDDVNMAIRVMLESFIDTQKFSVMRSMRKTFSRYLSFKRDNNELLLFILKQLVAEQVMYQRNRYGAQQDTIEVPEKDLVDKARQINIHNLSAFYDSEVFKMNRFSRDVKRKLIVQQF comes from the exons ATGGCG GACTCCTCCGAGTCGCAGGCGGCGGCCACCAGCCCCCTGCGCAGCTCGCGCCGGGGCGATGCCTTCACGTCCAGCCCCGGCCGGGACCTGCCCCCCTTCGAGGATGAGTCCGAAGGGCTCCTGGGGACCGAGGGGCTCCCcgaagaggaggaagaaggagaagagctCATCGGGGAAGGGATGGAAAG GGACTACCGCCCCATCCCTGAGCTGGATGTTTACGAAGCAGAGGGCCTGGCCTTGGACGATGAAGATGTGGAGGAGCTGACCGCCAGCCAGCGGGAAGCTGCAGAGCGAGTAATGAGGCAGCGAGACCGTGAGCTGGAGCAGGGCATGGGCCGCatgaggagggggctgctttACG ATAGTGACGATGAAGACGAAGACCGTCCTTCACGGAAGAGGCGGCTGGCAGAACGAGCTGCTGATGGcatggaagaggaagatgaagataTGATTGAGAGCATTGAGAATCTGGAAGACATGAAAGGGCATTCAGTGAGGGAGTGGGTTTCCATGGCAGCTCCCCGGCTTGAGATTTACCACCGATTTAAGAACTTCTTGAAGACCCATGTGGATGACCATGGGCACAATGTCTTCAAGGAGAGGATAAGTGACATGTGCAAAG AGAACAGAGAGAGTCTGGTGGTGAACTACGAGGATCTGGCAGCCCAGGAACATGTTCTTGCCTACTTTCTGCCTGAGGCCCCAGCAGAAATGCTGAAGATCTTTGATGAAGCAGCCAAGGAAGTAGTGTTGGCCATGTACCCCAAATATGATCGTATTGCTCAGGAGATCCACGTCCGTATCTCCCACCTCCCTCTGGTGGAAGAGTTGCGGTCGCTCAG GCAACTGCACTTGAATCAGTTGATCCGGACCAGTGGAGTGGTGACAAGTTGCACAGGGGTCCTGCCTCAGCTCAGCATGGTCAAATACAACTGCAGCAAGTGCAGCTTCATCCTGGGACCCTTTTTCCAGTCCCAGAACCAGGAGGTGAAACCTGGTTCCTGTCCAGAGTGTCAGTCTCTTGGCCCCTTTGAAATCAACATGGAAGAG ACAGTCTATCAGAACTATCAGCGCATCAAAATCCAGGAGAGCCCTGGGAAGGTAGCTGCCGGCAGGCTGCCCCGCTCCAAGGATGCCATTCTCCTCGCTGATCTGGTGGACAGCTGCAAGCCAGGGGATGAGATT GAGCTAACAGGGATCTACCACAACAACTATGACGgttccttgaacactgccaATGGGTTCCCAGTGTTCGCGACTGTGATCCTGGCCAACCACATCGCCAAGAAGGACAACAAGCTGGCTATTGGAGAACTGACTGATGAAGATGTGAAAGTGATTGTGGGTCTGTCCAAGGATGAGCAAATTGGGGAGAAG atttttgCCAGCATTGCCCCATCTATTTATGGGCATGAAGATATCAAGAGGGGCTTGGCTTTAGCTCTCTTCGGTGGAGAGCCCAAAAACCCGG GCGGCAAACACAAAGTCCGTGGTGACATCAACGTGCTTCTGTGCGGAGACCCCGGTACTGCGAAATCACAGTTTCTTAAATACATAGAGAAGGCATCTAGCAGAGCAATCTTCACCACTGGccagggtgcttctgctgtggGCCTCACAGCCTATGTCCAGAGGCACCCTGTCAGCAAGGAGTGGACTTTGGAGGCAGGAGCCCTCGTGCTGGCTGACAGAGGTGTCTGCCTGATCGATGAATTTGACAAG ATGAATGATCAAGATAGGACCAGCATCCACGAAGCCATGGAGCAGCAAAGCATTTCCATCTCCAAAGCAGGCATTGTCACATCCTTGCAAGCCCGCTGCACCGTTATTGCTGCTGCTAATCCCATAG GTGGGCGATATGACCCATCGTTAACTTTCTCGGAGAATGTAGACCTGACAGAGCCCATCATCTCTCGATTCGATATCCTGTGCGTGGTGAGAGACACAGTGGACCCTGTGCAG GATGAAATGCTTGCCCGGTTCGTTGTTGGCAGCCATGTCAAGCACCACCCAGGTAGCAAGGAGGCAGTGAATGGGGATGCCAGTGAGGTCATTCTTCCCAACACATACGGGGTTGAACCCATTCCCCAGGAGATCTTGAGGAAATACATCATCTATGCCAAAGAGAAGGTCCACCCGAAACTCAACCAGATGGACCAGGACAAGGTGGCCCGGATGTACAGTGACCTCAGGAAAGAGTCTATG GCAACCGGCAGCATCCCCATCACAGTGCGTCACATTGAGTCCATGATCCGGATGGCCGAGGCTCATGCCCGCATGCACCTGCGGGACTATGTGGTGGAGGACGACGTCAATATGGCCATCCGAGTGATGCTGGAGAGCTTCATTGACACACAGAAGTTCAGCGTCATGCGGAGTATGCGCAAG
- the TPRA1 gene encoding transmembrane protein adipocyte-associated 1, translating into MFQSMMSVMRFSVSDNITHSTALVTALDNVTTLSPTTTQAINDTNITVPHKCLLLLYEDIGKSRVRYWDLLLLVPNVLFFMFLLWKLPSARAKIRVTSSPIFTTFYILVFVVALVGIARAVVSMTVSASDAATVADKILWEITRFFLLAIELSVVILGLAFGHLESKSSVKRVLAITTVLSLAYSVTQGTLEILYPDAHLSAEDFNIYGHGGRHFWLASSCFFFLVYSLVVILPKTPLKDRISLPSRKSFYVYAGILALLNLVQGLGSALLCVDIIEGLCCVDATTFLYFSFFAPLIYVAFLKGFFGSEPKILFSYKCQVDEPEDVDVHLPHPYAVAKKEGMDSGFYSSTQIDTTAYLDDVASMPYHVGSINSIDSDRWKAINA; encoded by the exons ATGTTCCAGTCCATGATGTCTGTGATGAGATTCTCCGTGTCTGACAACATCACACATTCAACTGCCCTGGTGACAGCACTGGATAATGTGACAACTTTGTCCCCGACAACAACGCAGGCAATCAATGACACCAACATCACTGTGCCGCACAAGTGCCTGTTGTTACTCTATGAGGACATTGGGAAGTCCAG AGTCCGCTACTGGGATCTTCTGCTCCTGGTTCCCAATGTGCTTTTCTTTATGTTTCTTCTCTGGAAGCTGCCCTCTGCCAGGGCCAAAATCCGGGTCACTTCCAGCCCAATCTTCACTACATTCTACATACTA GTATTTGTGGTGGCTTTAGTTGGTATTGCCCGTGCTGTTGTCTCCATGACTGTGAGTGCCTCTGATGCTGCGACAGTTGCTGATAAG ATCCTGTGGGAGATCACAAGGTTCTTCCTTCTGGCGATTGAGCTGAGTGTGGTGATTCTAGGCCTTGCCTTTG GTCACCTGGAGAGCAAGTCGAGTGTGAAACGTGTTCTGGCAATCACTACAGTGCTGTCTCTGGCATATTCTGTCACCCAG GGCACCCTGGAAATCCTGTACCCTGATGCCCACCTCTCAGCAGAAGACTTCAACATCTATGGCCATGGAGGGAGACACTTTTGGCTTGCCAgctcctgtttcttctttctg GTCTATTCCTTGGTGGTGATTCTTCCAAAAACTCCTCTGAAAGACCGGATTTCTTTGCCCT CCAGGAAGAGTTTTTATGTTTATGCTGGAATCCTGGCACTCCTGAACCTGGTGCAGGGCCTGGGCAGTGCCCTCCTCTGTGTGGATATCATAGAAGGACTGTG CTGTGTTGATGCTACCACGTTCCTTTACTTCAGCTTCTTTGCACCTCTCATCTATGTGGCGTTCCTGAAAGGCTTCTTTGG GTCTGAACCGAAGATCCTTTTCTCCTACAAATGTCAGGTGGATGAACCCGAGGATGTGGATGTGCACCTACCCCACCCTTATGCTGTTGCCAAGAAGGAAGGAATGGATTCTGGGTTCTACTCGAGCACTCAGATTGACACCACAGCCTACCTGGATGATGTGGCCTCTATGCCGTATCATGTGGGCAGCATCAACAGCATAGACAGTGACCGCTGGAAAGCCATCAATGCTTAA